Proteins encoded by one window of Brienomyrus brachyistius isolate T26 unplaced genomic scaffold, BBRACH_0.4 scaffold32, whole genome shotgun sequence:
- the LOC125721218 gene encoding uncharacterized protein C18orf19 homolog A-like, giving the protein MHKFVRNLTRLQQVSLRPLFQGLSHSPVAPGPWTGKGSPSLCHVSTSAVARQDNAVRPQQPENSDPFQDKSIGLVQRFKKTLKQYGPVMIPVHLVTSSIWFGAFYYAAMKGVNVVPLLEHVGLPEKVVKLMEESQSGHAITALTLYKIATPARYTATLAGTSIAVRYLQKLGFMSTVPPAKNNMQDKVEDPMDRGSGKMDKTK; this is encoded by the exons ATGCATAAGTTCGTTCGCAACTTAACCCGGCTGCAACAAGTTTCTCTGCGACCCTTGTTTCAGGGCCTATCCCACAGCCCGGTAGCACCCGGACCCTGGACTGGGAAGGGGAGTCCTAGCCTGTGTCATGTGAGCACATCAGCAGTGGCCAGGCAGGACAATGCAGTGCGTCCACAGCAGCCCGAAAACTCAGATCCTTTCCAAGACAAGTCCATCGGGCTGGTCCAACGCTTTAAGAAAACCCTGAAGCAGTATGGGCCAGTCATGATACCTGTGCACCTGGTGACGTCCTCCATCTGGTTCGGGGCGTTTTACTATGCAGCCATGAA GGGTGTGAATGTGGTCCCCCTACTTGAGCACGTCGGCCTCCCAGAGAAGGTCGTCAAGCTCATGGAGGAATCCCAGAGTGGACATGCCATCACCGCCTTAACCCTATACAAG ATTGCCACTCCAGCCAGGTACACTGCCACACTGGCAGGGACATCCATCGCTGTGAGATATCTGCAGAAACTTGGCTTCATGTCAACTGTGCCCCCAGCCAAGAACAACATGCAGGACAAAGTGGAAGACCCTATGGATCGTGGGTCAGGGAAAATggataaaactaaataa